The following coding sequences lie in one Corynebacterium humireducens NBRC 106098 = DSM 45392 genomic window:
- a CDS encoding DUF418 domain-containing protein codes for MSSATPSTTPQKVRYIAPDLARGLALLGIAVANLPTAWAIPVNADLAAGFGGIYGTPTLAESVAVVFHGMFVHVRGLAMFSTLLGFGVGLITMSLWRRGFPPNEARKVMWRRYGLLALIGVVHLVLLFFGDIIVQYSVIAMILIGLITLRDRTLLIIAWVLIGLQVFVTSLVAAAMVLYPQFTDMFPDMSDISIDSYAQYLGFNTMGLLGTLASLPLVVLMLGPIMIIGFVWARRGVLVDVDQHRRLLLTWVAVAAAVILVIGLPWGLSSIGVLPAAWEMPLSILNNSLGLLTGPGILALVALVFRGTTDTLNPALRAFVALGQRSMSGYILQSALFVILTQPFTLGLGRESGILVQMGIASGVWLATLLWAYVWDWLGWPGPVEWAHRRASYGRAGLPAAYRPQLP; via the coding sequence ATGAGCTCCGCGACCCCGTCCACCACCCCGCAGAAGGTCCGCTACATCGCACCGGACCTGGCCCGGGGTCTGGCGCTGCTCGGCATCGCCGTGGCGAACCTCCCCACCGCGTGGGCCATCCCGGTGAACGCGGACCTCGCCGCCGGGTTCGGAGGCATCTACGGCACCCCCACCCTCGCCGAGTCCGTCGCGGTCGTGTTCCACGGCATGTTCGTCCACGTCCGCGGACTGGCGATGTTCTCCACGCTGCTCGGTTTCGGCGTCGGCCTCATCACGATGAGCCTGTGGCGGCGCGGTTTCCCGCCGAATGAGGCCCGGAAGGTGATGTGGAGGCGGTACGGGCTGCTCGCCCTCATCGGCGTCGTCCACCTGGTGCTCCTCTTCTTCGGCGACATCATCGTGCAGTACTCCGTGATTGCGATGATCCTCATCGGGTTAATCACCCTGCGTGACCGCACCCTCCTGATCATCGCGTGGGTGCTCATCGGCCTGCAGGTGTTCGTCACCTCGCTGGTCGCCGCCGCGATGGTGCTCTACCCCCAGTTCACCGACATGTTCCCCGACATGAGTGACATCAGCATCGACAGCTACGCCCAGTACCTCGGTTTCAACACGATGGGACTGCTGGGCACCCTGGCGAGCCTGCCGCTGGTGGTCCTCATGCTGGGGCCGATCATGATCATCGGCTTCGTGTGGGCGCGGAGAGGAGTGCTTGTCGACGTCGACCAGCACCGCCGCCTCCTCCTGACCTGGGTGGCCGTGGCCGCCGCCGTCATCCTGGTCATCGGCCTGCCCTGGGGACTGTCCTCCATCGGGGTGCTGCCGGCCGCCTGGGAGATGCCGCTGTCCATCCTCAACAACAGCCTCGGACTGCTCACGGGCCCCGGCATCCTGGCGCTCGTGGCCCTGGTCTTCCGCGGCACCACCGACACCCTCAACCCGGCGCTGCGCGCCTTCGTGGCCCTCGGCCAGCGTTCGATGTCGGGCTACATCCTGCAGTCGGCGCTCTTCGTCATCCTCACCCAGCCCTTCACCCTCGGCCTCGGCCGCGAGTCGGGCATCCTGGTGCAGATGGGCATCGCCTCCGGCGTGTGGCTGGCCACCCTGCTCTGGGCGTACGTGTGGGACTGGCTCGGCTGGCCCGGCCCCGTCGAGTGGGCGCACCGCCGTGCCAGCTACGGCCGTGCGGGCCTGCCCGCCGCGTACCGGCCGCAGCTGCCCTAG
- a CDS encoding DUF4190 domain-containing protein, producing the protein MSNPFNSHPPQGEPQEPGPDRAATPPNYEAYRYPSGGADATPAPTPVPPTDPGYAGYGGSAGSAGYGGYGSAGGSDAASTWAVDERKNGVAGWALGVGILSLLVAVSVVATAFAVIFGLVGLIIGIIALVRGRRINGPGRRTGMAVTGLVLSLIAIGLSVIFWVLMAVVLSDTGMMDCISISDPTERQQCVERAIDTWLNQ; encoded by the coding sequence ATGAGCAACCCCTTCAATTCCCACCCGCCCCAGGGGGAGCCGCAGGAACCCGGCCCCGACCGGGCTGCGACGCCCCCGAACTACGAGGCCTACCGGTACCCCTCCGGTGGCGCGGACGCCACGCCGGCCCCCACCCCGGTCCCGCCCACTGATCCCGGGTATGCCGGGTACGGGGGTTCGGCGGGCTCGGCCGGGTACGGCGGCTACGGTTCCGCCGGTGGTTCCGACGCCGCCTCGACGTGGGCGGTGGACGAGAGGAAGAACGGCGTCGCCGGCTGGGCCCTCGGCGTCGGCATCCTGTCCCTCCTCGTCGCCGTGAGCGTCGTGGCGACGGCCTTCGCCGTCATCTTCGGCCTCGTCGGTCTCATCATCGGCATCATCGCGCTCGTCCGCGGACGCCGCATCAACGGTCCGGGGCGCCGCACCGGCATGGCCGTCACCGGCCTGGTGCTGTCGCTCATCGCGATCGGCCTGTCCGTCATCTTCTGGGTGCTGATGGCGGTGGTCCTGTCGGACACCGGCATGATGGACTGCATCAGCATCAGCGACCCGACCGAGCGGCAGCAGTGCGTGGAGCGTGCGATCGACACCTGGCTGAACCAGTAG
- a CDS encoding DEAD/DEAH box helicase → MSGAAKGQLRAWQRSALTKFLLHKPKDFLAVATPGAGKTTFALRVATELKSSRTVDRIIVVVPTEHLKIQWSQAAARVGLALDPHFTNASAVNPAYDGVVVTYAQVSMHPYKHHAVCSAKRSLVILDEIHHGGDAKSWGDGIREAYADAEHRLALTGTPFRSDDAAIPFVRYEEDGEGHLVSRSDHTYGYADALADGVVRPVVFLAYSGEARWRTSAGEEYAARLGEPLNAEQTARAWKTALDPKGDWIPAVLQAAHTRLLQLRKNMPDAGGLVIATDTATARAYARILEKMSSTPVAVILSDEPGSSARIEEFSGNTDEWMVAVRMVSEGVDVPRLAVGVYATSAATPLFFAQAIGRFVRSRMPGETASVFLPSVPVLLGLAEKLETSRDHVLGKPDRPQEGWDDEALAEANREQTEKDEEKSYESLGAEAELDSLIYDGSTYGTATFAGSDEEADYLGLPGLLDAEQMKALLRKRQEEQLDARDAAAKADEEARQSAGNRAAAERVASDEIPQLRKELNAIVSITAGRTGRPHGAIHTEARNACGGPPTALCTAEQLRDRIAYLRQW, encoded by the coding sequence GTGAGTGGGGCCGCGAAGGGGCAGCTCCGCGCCTGGCAGCGGTCGGCGCTGACGAAGTTCCTGCTCCACAAACCGAAGGATTTCCTGGCGGTCGCGACCCCGGGCGCCGGCAAGACGACGTTCGCGCTGCGCGTGGCCACCGAGCTCAAGTCCTCCCGGACCGTCGACCGCATCATCGTCGTCGTGCCCACCGAGCACCTGAAGATCCAGTGGTCCCAGGCCGCCGCCCGCGTCGGACTCGCCCTCGACCCGCACTTCACCAACGCCTCCGCGGTCAACCCCGCCTACGACGGCGTCGTGGTGACGTACGCGCAGGTGTCCATGCACCCGTACAAGCACCACGCGGTGTGCTCGGCGAAGCGCTCCCTCGTCATCCTCGACGAGATCCACCACGGCGGTGACGCCAAGAGCTGGGGCGACGGCATCCGGGAGGCCTACGCCGACGCCGAGCACCGGCTCGCGCTGACCGGTACGCCCTTCCGTTCCGACGACGCCGCCATCCCCTTCGTCCGCTACGAGGAGGACGGCGAGGGGCACCTCGTCTCCCGCTCGGACCACACCTACGGCTACGCCGACGCGCTGGCCGACGGCGTCGTCCGCCCCGTCGTGTTCCTCGCCTACTCGGGTGAGGCCCGCTGGCGCACCTCCGCCGGCGAGGAGTACGCCGCCCGCCTCGGCGAGCCCCTCAACGCGGAGCAGACGGCACGGGCCTGGAAGACCGCGCTCGACCCCAAGGGCGACTGGATTCCGGCCGTCCTGCAGGCCGCGCACACCCGCCTGCTGCAGCTGCGCAAGAACATGCCCGACGCCGGCGGCCTCGTCATCGCCACCGACACGGCCACCGCCCGTGCCTACGCGCGGATCCTGGAGAAGATGTCCTCGACCCCGGTGGCGGTGATCCTCTCCGACGAACCGGGCTCCTCGGCCCGCATCGAGGAGTTCTCCGGCAACACCGACGAGTGGATGGTCGCCGTGCGCATGGTCTCCGAGGGCGTCGACGTCCCCCGCCTGGCCGTCGGCGTCTACGCGACGTCCGCCGCCACCCCGCTCTTCTTCGCCCAGGCCATCGGCCGTTTCGTGCGTTCCCGCATGCCCGGCGAGACGGCGTCGGTGTTCCTGCCCTCCGTGCCGGTCCTGCTGGGCCTGGCCGAGAAGCTCGAGACCTCCCGTGACCACGTCCTGGGCAAGCCCGACCGCCCCCAGGAGGGCTGGGACGACGAGGCGCTCGCCGAGGCCAACCGGGAGCAGACCGAGAAGGACGAGGAGAAGTCCTACGAGTCCCTCGGCGCCGAGGCCGAACTCGACTCCCTCATCTACGACGGCTCCACCTACGGCACCGCCACCTTCGCCGGCTCCGACGAGGAGGCCGACTACCTCGGCCTCCCCGGGCTTCTCGACGCCGAGCAGATGAAGGCCCTCCTGCGCAAGCGGCAGGAGGAGCAGCTCGACGCCCGCGACGCCGCCGCCAAGGCCGATGAGGAGGCCCGCCAGTCCGCGGGCAACCGGGCGGCCGCCGAACGGGTGGCCAGCGACGAGATCCCGCAGCTGCGCAAGGAACTCAACGCCATCGTCTCCATCACCGCCGGTCGCACCGGCCGCCCGCACGGGGCCATCCACACCGAGGCCCGCAACGCCTGCGGCGGACCACCCACGGCCCTGTGCACCGCCGAGCAGCTCCGGGACCGGATCGCCTATCTCCGTCAGTGGTGA
- a CDS encoding DUF3039 domain-containing protein, whose translation MKTSTKTIERTDIREDTDLDDGTPKFFHYVKKNQIVESAVSGSMVVALCGETFPVTKQAKPGSPVCPDCERIYKGLRRK comes from the coding sequence GTGAAGACCAGTACGAAGACCATCGAACGCACCGACATCAGGGAAGACACCGACCTCGACGACGGCACCCCGAAGTTCTTCCACTACGTCAAGAAGAACCAGATCGTCGAGTCCGCCGTGAGCGGCAGCATGGTCGTCGCCCTCTGCGGCGAGACCTTCCCGGTGACCAAGCAGGCCAAGCCGGGTTCGCCGGTGTGCCCCGACTGCGAACGGATCTACAAGGGCCTGCGTCGCAAGTGA
- a CDS encoding DUF3099 domain-containing protein, with product MDQDTFDAVEDPADESPTGAGRRRRRLLRRRRAELITTARRSPAENLRHRERVYTWLQLSRLPALLVSAGSYLWLGDWVFSGVLFLISVPLPWIAVVIANGKGEVREKRTRNVYKPQAAREYYAAVDAAEKARLEAPERPELEAGESDIIDHEEDTK from the coding sequence ATGGATCAGGACACCTTCGACGCCGTTGAGGACCCCGCGGACGAATCCCCGACCGGCGCTGGCCGCCGTCGCCGCCGACTGCTGCGACGCCGCCGTGCGGAGCTGATCACCACCGCCCGCCGCTCCCCCGCCGAGAATCTGCGCCACCGTGAGCGGGTCTACACGTGGCTCCAGCTCTCCCGCCTCCCGGCGCTGCTGGTCAGTGCCGGCAGCTACCTGTGGCTGGGTGACTGGGTCTTCTCCGGCGTCCTCTTCCTCATCTCCGTCCCGCTGCCGTGGATCGCGGTGGTCATCGCGAACGGCAAGGGTGAGGTCCGGGAGAAGCGCACCCGCAACGTGTACAAGCCGCAGGCGGCCCGCGAGTACTACGCCGCCGTCGACGCGGCCGAGAAGGCCCGGCTGGAGGCTCCGGAACGCCCGGAGCTGGAGGCCGGGGAATCCGACATCATCGACCACGAGGAGGACACCAAGTGA
- a CDS encoding DUF7059 domain-containing protein produces the protein MTLAALAPELITLFREAGFTADGIAAHLGPNATEAMHRGEPAAVRYVASDDSLLSRLIRFFVLRDALPATALADLVGASLATRLLDAGAVRADRTGTVTPVLDIRPHVIVGENRWVFSDADASMTQHVPGPDHVLGVGAASLSLLQSTPVTPVDTVLDLGTGSGVQALGQVGIAAHITATDIHPRALELAAATFAGADAHVELLQGPWFEPVAGRTFDRIVANPPFVVGLPEVGHVYRDSGLNLDGASELVVSQAADHLAPGGTAHLLAAWVHTHEESWASRVASWLPRRGVAAWIIERDVADPAHYVGTWLRDESLDPRSPAAAERTQAWLRHFADHGVTGIGFGFVAIREIGDEPSDIMAETMPQAFTDPLGPEVDEYFDRIAWLRHRSAEDLSAATFLARPGLAREDISQADLDAGVGFAPAALRLTRTDGPRWSHDVDKHLASIVAGLHPQGLSLGEVVGLYAMANDLDEEQLLESAVPAIVDLVRHGLVLPAELVL, from the coding sequence GTGACTCTCGCCGCACTCGCCCCCGAGTTGATCACCCTGTTCCGCGAGGCCGGGTTCACCGCCGACGGCATCGCCGCCCACCTGGGCCCGAACGCCACCGAGGCGATGCACCGCGGCGAACCCGCGGCCGTGCGTTACGTCGCCTCCGACGACTCCCTGCTGTCGCGGCTCATCCGTTTCTTCGTGCTCCGCGACGCCCTCCCCGCCACCGCCCTCGCCGATCTGGTGGGCGCCTCCCTGGCCACCCGGCTTCTCGACGCCGGCGCCGTCCGCGCCGACCGCACCGGCACGGTGACACCCGTGCTGGACATCCGTCCGCACGTCATCGTCGGCGAGAACCGCTGGGTGTTCTCCGACGCCGACGCCTCCATGACGCAACACGTCCCCGGCCCCGACCACGTGCTCGGCGTCGGCGCGGCGAGCCTCTCGCTGCTCCAGTCCACGCCGGTCACCCCGGTGGACACCGTCCTCGACCTGGGCACCGGCTCCGGCGTCCAGGCCCTCGGCCAGGTCGGCATCGCCGCGCACATCACGGCCACCGACATCCATCCGCGGGCCCTCGAGCTGGCGGCCGCCACCTTCGCGGGTGCCGACGCCCACGTGGAACTCCTCCAGGGCCCCTGGTTCGAGCCGGTCGCGGGCCGGACCTTCGACCGCATCGTCGCCAACCCCCCGTTCGTCGTCGGTCTGCCGGAGGTCGGCCACGTCTACCGGGACTCGGGCCTCAACCTCGACGGCGCGTCCGAGCTGGTCGTCTCCCAGGCGGCGGACCACCTCGCCCCGGGTGGCACCGCCCACCTGCTGGCCGCCTGGGTGCACACCCACGAGGAGTCCTGGGCCTCCCGCGTCGCCTCCTGGCTGCCCCGGCGCGGCGTCGCGGCGTGGATCATCGAGCGGGACGTCGCCGACCCGGCCCACTACGTCGGCACGTGGCTGCGCGACGAGTCCCTCGACCCCCGCTCCCCCGCGGCTGCGGAACGCACGCAGGCCTGGCTGCGGCACTTCGCCGACCACGGCGTGACCGGCATCGGCTTCGGTTTCGTCGCCATCCGCGAGATCGGCGACGAACCCTCCGACATCATGGCCGAGACCATGCCCCAGGCCTTCACCGATCCCCTGGGCCCCGAGGTCGACGAGTACTTCGACCGGATCGCCTGGCTGCGGCACCGCTCGGCGGAGGACCTGTCGGCCGCCACGTTCCTCGCCCGCCCCGGTCTCGCCCGGGAGGACATCTCCCAGGCCGACCTCGACGCCGGCGTGGGTTTCGCCCCCGCCGCCCTGCGGCTGACCCGCACGGACGGACCACGGTGGTCGCACGACGTCGACAAGCACCTGGCGTCGATCGTCGCCGGCCTGCACCCGCAGGGGCTGTCGCTCGGGGAGGTCGTCGGCCTCTACGCGATGGCCAACGACCTCGACGAGGAGCAGCTGCTCGAGTCGGCCGTGCCCGCGATCGTCGACCTGGTGCGTCACGGCCTGGTCCTGCCGGCGGAGCTGGTCCTGTGA
- the dtd gene encoding D-aminoacyl-tRNA deacylase — MKAVLTRVSSASVTVDGEVVGEIGPGILALVGVGREDSPDAWETMVRKIAELRILDGEQSVSEAGQSVLLVSQFTLHGRTAKGRRPSWSDAAPGEVAEPVIARIAEGLRARGIPVEEGVFGAMMQVTSVNEGPFTVLVEC; from the coding sequence GTGAAGGCCGTCCTGACGCGCGTGAGCTCGGCCTCGGTGACCGTCGACGGGGAGGTCGTCGGCGAGATCGGCCCCGGCATCCTGGCGCTCGTCGGCGTCGGCCGGGAGGACTCCCCCGACGCGTGGGAGACGATGGTGCGCAAGATCGCGGAGCTGCGCATCCTGGACGGGGAGCAGAGCGTCTCCGAGGCCGGACAATCGGTCCTGCTGGTCAGCCAGTTCACCCTCCACGGCCGGACCGCGAAGGGGCGGCGCCCCAGCTGGTCGGATGCCGCGCCGGGAGAGGTGGCGGAGCCGGTCATCGCGCGGATCGCCGAGGGCCTGCGGGCCCGGGGCATCCCGGTGGAGGAGGGTGTCTTCGGTGCGATGATGCAGGTCACATCGGTCAACGAGGGGCCGTTCACGGTGCTCGTGGAGTGCTGA
- a CDS encoding sigma-70 family RNA polymerase sigma factor — protein sequence MTNPSLQDSDVETTDRGSRRGQTNDNPSADLVRVYLNGIGRTALLNAEEEVELAQRIEVGLYAAHLLESDRKLTRAMKRDLKVLAKDGNKARAHLLEANLRLVVSLAKRYTGRGMPLLDLIQEGNLGLIRAMEKFDYAKGFKFSTYATWWIRQAITRGMADQSRTIRLPVHLVEQVNKLSRIKREMYQHLGREATNEELAEESGIEESRIEMLLRQSRDPVSLDMPVGADEEAPLGDFIEDAEATDAESAVVATMRHSDIRAVLGTLEDREQDVIRLRYGLDDGVPRTLDQIGRRFGLSRERVRQIEREVMSKLRDGHRADRLREYAL from the coding sequence ATGACCAACCCTTCCCTGCAGGATTCTGACGTAGAGACCACCGACCGCGGGAGCCGTCGCGGCCAGACGAACGACAACCCGTCCGCGGACCTGGTCCGTGTCTATCTCAACGGAATCGGGCGCACTGCGCTCCTGAATGCGGAGGAGGAGGTGGAACTCGCCCAGCGGATCGAGGTCGGCCTGTACGCCGCCCATCTGCTGGAGTCGGACCGGAAGCTGACCCGCGCCATGAAGCGTGACCTCAAGGTCCTGGCGAAGGACGGCAACAAGGCCCGTGCACACCTGCTGGAGGCCAACCTGCGTCTCGTCGTCTCCCTGGCGAAGCGTTACACCGGCCGCGGCATGCCGCTTCTCGACCTCATCCAGGAGGGCAACCTGGGCCTCATCCGCGCGATGGAGAAGTTCGACTACGCCAAGGGCTTCAAGTTCTCCACCTACGCCACCTGGTGGATCCGCCAGGCCATCACCCGCGGCATGGCCGACCAGTCGCGCACGATCCGTCTGCCCGTCCACCTCGTCGAGCAGGTGAACAAGCTCTCCCGCATCAAGCGTGAGATGTACCAGCACCTGGGCCGCGAGGCCACCAACGAGGAGCTGGCCGAGGAGTCCGGCATCGAGGAGTCCCGCATCGAGATGCTGCTCCGCCAGTCCCGTGACCCGGTGTCCCTGGACATGCCCGTCGGCGCCGACGAGGAGGCTCCGCTGGGTGACTTCATCGAGGACGCCGAGGCCACCGACGCCGAGTCGGCGGTCGTGGCCACCATGCGCCACTCGGACATCCGCGCCGTGCTGGGCACCCTCGAGGACCGCGAGCAGGACGTCATCCGTCTGCGTTACGGCCTCGACGACGGTGTGCCGCGCACCCTGGACCAGATCGGCCGCCGCTTCGGTCTGTCCCGTGAGCGTGTCCGCCAGATCGAGCGTGAGGTCATGAGCAAGCTGCGCGACGGTCACCGCGCCGACCGGCTCCGCGAGTACGCTCTCTGA
- a CDS encoding iron dependent repressor, metal binding and dimerization domain protein gives MKDLVDTTEMYLRTIYELEEEGIVPLRARIAERLEQSGPTVSQTVARMERDNLVVVRPDRSLEMTPEGRELATAVMRKHRLAERLLTDILGLDIHQVHDEACRWEHVMSEAVEQRVVAVLDDATRSPFGNPIPGLDALGVVGPATADHGIRAVDLPEGKPVEARIVQLNEILQVDLEQFSRLVDAGIGVGATVTVTHEGGTIRLSSGNSDVELNPELAHAVRVELV, from the coding sequence GTGAAGGATCTGGTCGATACCACCGAAATGTATCTGCGGACGATCTACGAGCTCGAGGAGGAGGGCATCGTCCCCCTCCGGGCCCGTATCGCCGAACGTCTGGAGCAGTCGGGTCCGACCGTCAGCCAGACCGTCGCACGCATGGAGCGTGACAACCTCGTCGTCGTCCGCCCGGACCGTTCCCTCGAGATGACCCCGGAGGGCCGCGAGTTGGCCACCGCCGTCATGCGCAAGCACCGCCTCGCCGAGCGTCTGCTCACCGACATCCTCGGCCTGGACATCCACCAGGTCCACGACGAGGCCTGCCGCTGGGAGCACGTCATGAGCGAGGCCGTGGAGCAGCGCGTCGTCGCGGTCCTCGATGACGCCACCCGCTCCCCCTTCGGCAACCCGATCCCGGGGCTGGACGCCCTGGGCGTGGTGGGTCCCGCCACCGCCGACCACGGAATCCGCGCCGTCGACCTGCCGGAGGGCAAGCCGGTGGAGGCACGCATCGTGCAGCTCAACGAGATCCTCCAGGTGGATCTGGAGCAGTTCTCCCGGCTCGTCGACGCCGGCATCGGTGTCGGCGCCACCGTCACCGTCACCCACGAGGGCGGCACGATCCGTCTGTCATCGGGCAACTCCGACGTGGAGCTCAACCCCGAACTCGCCCACGCCGTCCGCGTCGAGCTCGTCTGA
- the galE gene encoding UDP-glucose 4-epimerase GalE, with translation MKLLVTGGAGYVGSVCAQVLLEAGHEVVVVDNFSTGNREAVPAGARLVEGDIRDVAADVFSEGGFDGVLHFAARSLVGESVEHPEEYWRHNVVTTLVLLDAMRAADVTNLVFSSTAATYGEPEVVPITEDMPTQPTNPYGASKLTIDHMITSYAHAHGLAATSLRYFNVAGAYGDIGENREIETHLIPLVLQVALGHREQIFMFGDDWPTADGTPVRDYIHIRDLADAHVLALETNEPGRHRIYNLGSGDGYSVREVIEMCRKVTGHPIPAEVAPRRAGDPATLIASSDRIRRELGWNPTRTDLETIVTDAWAFTSRLGDRAWSTRR, from the coding sequence ATGAAGCTGCTGGTCACCGGCGGTGCCGGGTACGTGGGTTCCGTGTGTGCGCAGGTCCTCCTCGAGGCCGGCCACGAGGTCGTGGTGGTGGACAACTTCAGCACCGGCAACCGGGAGGCGGTGCCCGCGGGCGCACGCCTGGTCGAGGGCGACATCCGTGATGTCGCCGCCGACGTGTTCTCCGAGGGCGGCTTCGACGGTGTCCTCCACTTCGCCGCCCGTTCGCTGGTCGGCGAGTCCGTGGAGCACCCGGAGGAGTACTGGCGGCACAACGTGGTCACTACGCTCGTGCTTCTCGACGCCATGCGCGCCGCCGACGTGACCAACCTCGTCTTCTCCTCCACCGCCGCCACCTACGGTGAGCCGGAGGTCGTGCCCATCACCGAGGACATGCCGACGCAGCCGACCAACCCCTACGGGGCGTCGAAGCTGACGATCGACCACATGATCACCTCCTACGCCCACGCCCACGGGCTGGCGGCGACGAGTCTGCGCTACTTCAACGTGGCCGGCGCCTACGGTGACATCGGCGAGAACCGGGAGATCGAGACCCACCTCATCCCGCTGGTCCTGCAGGTGGCGCTGGGGCACCGTGAGCAGATATTCATGTTCGGCGACGACTGGCCCACCGCCGACGGCACCCCGGTCCGTGACTACATCCACATCCGGGATCTCGCGGACGCGCACGTCCTGGCGCTGGAGACGAACGAGCCGGGCCGTCACCGGATCTACAACCTCGGCTCCGGGGACGGCTACTCCGTGCGCGAGGTCATCGAGATGTGCCGGAAGGTGACCGGCCACCCGATTCCCGCGGAGGTGGCGCCGCGCCGCGCGGGTGACCCGGCGACGCTCATCGCCTCCTCCGACCGCATCCGGCGGGAGCTGGGCTGGAACCCGACCCGCACCGACCTGGAGACGATCGTCACCGACGCCTGGGCGTTCACCAGCCGTCTCGGTGACCGGGCCTGGTCGACACGACGCTAG
- a CDS encoding DUF4192 domain-containing protein: MTAATTSLNSPGQIAANLPGILGFYPHDSLVFVTFSETGSPDKMELGPVLRIDLDDLVMLPELAQAVEDMGQDVVFGFLVTTRPDAEINEVIDTLVAMTRAGLLRLDLAWVTREILTGEPVRIGFGPPSALAELDASWTHDVIAPVSSARAMEPLLEQGELPDLNRAEAQEHFRRANPHFDEAECAYLTRFALERAHELSPTVYPALAADARLFIGEARDVPLDDLLADEEVLLTVATLLGTLELRDLLIEDVLQEPGTGAQLMLAVARTFTGFIRHNALAVYALCMVELRLTMRSTHALLAVLEEDRSHSLSQLLLVPAQAGEFEFMVRSVREGSRIVRANHGVEPSVVSTRPGHRDGW; encoded by the coding sequence ATGACAGCAGCCACGACGTCACTCAACTCGCCCGGACAGATCGCCGCCAACCTGCCGGGGATCCTCGGCTTCTACCCGCACGACTCCCTCGTCTTCGTCACGTTCTCCGAGACCGGCTCCCCGGACAAGATGGAACTGGGCCCGGTGCTGCGCATCGACCTGGATGACCTGGTGATGCTCCCCGAGCTGGCCCAGGCGGTGGAGGACATGGGCCAGGACGTGGTGTTCGGGTTCCTCGTCACCACCCGCCCGGACGCGGAGATCAACGAGGTCATCGACACCCTCGTCGCCATGACCCGCGCCGGGCTCCTCCGGCTCGACCTCGCGTGGGTGACCCGCGAGATCCTCACCGGCGAGCCCGTCCGGATCGGCTTCGGGCCGCCCTCGGCGCTCGCGGAGCTCGACGCCTCCTGGACCCACGACGTCATCGCCCCCGTGTCCAGCGCCCGGGCGATGGAGCCCCTGCTGGAGCAGGGGGAGCTGCCCGACCTGAACCGGGCGGAGGCGCAGGAGCATTTCCGACGCGCCAACCCCCATTTCGACGAGGCGGAGTGCGCGTACCTCACCCGCTTCGCCCTGGAACGGGCACACGAGCTGTCGCCCACGGTCTACCCGGCGCTGGCGGCCGACGCCCGCCTGTTCATCGGGGAGGCCCGCGACGTGCCCCTCGACGACCTGCTCGCCGACGAGGAGGTCCTGCTCACCGTGGCGACCCTCCTGGGCACCCTCGAGCTGCGTGACCTGCTCATCGAGGATGTCCTGCAGGAGCCGGGCACCGGCGCGCAGCTCATGCTGGCGGTGGCCCGGACGTTCACGGGTTTCATCCGGCACAACGCGCTGGCGGTCTACGCGCTGTGCATGGTGGAACTGCGTCTGACGATGCGTTCCACCCACGCCCTGCTGGCCGTGCTGGAGGAGGACCGCAGCCACTCGCTCTCACAGCTGCTGCTCGTGCCCGCGCAGGCCGGGGAGTTCGAGTTCATGGTGCGGTCCGTGCGGGAGGGCTCCCGGATCGTGCGGGCCAACCACGGGGTGGAGCCTAGCGTCGTGTCGACCAGGCCCGGTCACCGAGACGGCTGGTGA